From the genome of Patagioenas fasciata isolate bPatFas1 chromosome 17, bPatFas1.hap1, whole genome shotgun sequence, one region includes:
- the GAS2L1 gene encoding GAS2-like protein 1, translating into MADPSHIQSAASKSIRPFRSSEEYLEAMKEDLAEWFNTLYDLDIQVDTFLESLETGCHLCRHANNVNRTALDFQQRHPEVAARMRVPQNEVVFQAKNVAPGSFVARDNVSNFIQWCRQDLGIQDVLMFETNDLVLKKNEKNFVLCLLEVARRGSKFGMLAPMLIQMEEEIEEEMRDQMTFGVLGTRQEIRDHQASPYPGRARPIALCDLKNLDELVREILGCCSCPSQFPMVKVSEGKYKVGDSSTLIFVRVLRSHVMVRVGGGWDTLEHYLDKHDPCRCSSLAHRLPQPRTPGFSPQKPAPRSFSPSPSTPRRPRVGDNRTERGGHQQKVLGDIPKPQTGAKHDGLPPRGGGLGPPSGSASPSRSPMEPRVAGGIRPRDPARSRRCSGDSDSSASSAQSAPPGPRDGAPPRRRDPSRGAPPQPPRAALEERGRSRVPNGPGRAAPRARSHGPSGGSPGPQPLLLISRRRDGQHSWARAEPPRPASPARGRPPARPAAPRRRCSLGGGPGDGGPGEELQRELEELGRRLRAPLEPGQEQRLFRRLEEEFLANTRLMAELEVGETPPLPAPVPADSAYCSSSSSSSSLSVFGKQGPPAEDTRRSGNGGGPTPGAVTPGLGDTGLRTVLSSSSDESSCFPAPWNTRGGPESDTDWAVGEEELEEPPPALVGTPLMPSIPPMSPRPRAKPRLDTQPHKKPSRIPTPRGYGAAPPQAPPGHPQPWGALQSVLSWGPHEHGVLDEDNWP; encoded by the exons ATGGCCGACCCCAGCCACATCCAGTCGGCCGCCTCCAAGAGCATCCGTCCCTTCCGCTCCAGCGAGGAGTACCTGGAGGCCATGAAGGAGGACCTGGCCGAGTGGTTCAACACCCTCTATGACCTGGACATCCAGGTGGACACCTTCCTGGAGAGCCTGGAGACGGGCTGTCACCTCTGCCGCCACGCCAACAACGTCAACCGCACCGCCCTGGACTTCCAGCAGCGGCACCCCGAGGTGGCCGCCCGCATGCGCGTCCCCCAGAACGAGGTCGTCTTCCAAGCCAAGAACGTGGCGCCCGGTTCCTTCGTCGCCCGGGATAACGTCTCCAACTTCATCCAGTGGTGCCGGCAGGACCTCGGCATCCAGGACGTCCTCATGTTCGAGACCAACGACTTGGTGCTGAAGAAGAATGAGAAGAACTTTGTCCTCTGCTTGTTGGAGGTGGCCAGGAGGGGCTCCAAGTTTGGCATGCTGGCCCCCATGCTGATCCAGATGGAGGAGGAGATCGAGGAGGAGATGAGGGACCAAATGACCTTTGGCGTGCTGGGAACACGCCAGGAGATCCGGGACCACCAGGCATCACCCTACCCTGGCCGGGCCCGGCCCATCGCCCTCTGCGACCTGAAGAACCTGGATGAGCTG GTGCGGGAGATcctgggctgctgctcctgcccctcccagttccccatgGTCAAGGTCTCCGAGGGCAAATACAAAGTGGGCGACTCCAGCACCCTCATCTTTGTCCGG GTGCTGAGGAGCCACGTGATGGTGCGTGTTGGTGGTGGCTGGGACACACTGGAACATTACCTGGACAAGCACGACCCGTGTCGCTGCTCCTCCCTTG CTCACCGcctgccccagccccgcacccccGGCTTCTCCCCCCAGAAACCAGCTCCCCGCAGcttctcccccagccccagcaccccccgCCGGCCCCGTGTTGGGGACAACAGGACAGAGCGTGGTGGCCACCAACAGAAGGTCCTTGGGGACATCCCGAAGCCACAGACCGGTGCCAAGCACGATGGGTTGCCCCCAAGGGGAGGGGGTCTGGGACCCCCGTCCGGGTCTGCCAGCCCTTCGAGGAGCCCCATGGAGCCACGGGTGGCTGGGGGGATCAG GCCCCGGGACCCCGCCCGCTCCCGCCGCTGCTCCGGCGACAGCGACTCCTCCGCGTCCTCGGCGCAGAGCGCGCCCCCGGGCCCGCGGGACGGGGCACCCCCGCGCCGCCGAGACCCTTCCCGGGGGGCCCCCCCGCAGCCTCCCCGGGCGGCTCTGGAGGAGCGCGGCCGTTCCCGGGTCCCCAACGGCCCCGGCCGAGCTGCCCCCCGGGCCCGCAGCCACGGCCCCTCCGGGGGCTCCCCGGGGCCGCAGCCGCTGCTGCTCATCAGCCGCCGGCGGGACGGGCAGCACTCGTGGgcgcgggcagagcccccccggcCCGCCAGCCCGGCCCGcggccgccccccggcccggcccgccgccccccggcgcCGCTGCTCCCTGGGCGGGGGTCCCGGGGACGGGGGTCCCGGGGaggagctgcagcgggagctggaggagctgggccgGCGGCTGCGGGCGCCGCTGGAGCCCGGGCAGGAGCAGCGGCTGTTCCGGCGGCTGGAGGAGGAGTTTTTGGCCAACACGCGGCTCATGGCGGAGCTGGAGGTTGGGGAGACccccccgctgcccgccccggtaCCCGCCGACTCGGCTTATTGCTCGTCCAGCTCCTCGTCCTCCTCGCTCAGCGTGTTCGGCAAGCAGGGCCCCCCCGCCGAGGACACCCGGCGGAGCGGCAACGGGGGCGGCCCCACCCCGGGCGCGGTGACCCCcgggctgggggacacggggctccGGACTGTCCTCTCCAGCTCCTCCGACGAGAGCAGCTGCTTCCCGGCCCCCTGGAACACCCGGGGGGGGCCCGAGTCCGACACCGACTGGGCGGTGggggaggaggagctggaggagccgCCCCCCGCCCTGGTGGGCACCCCCCTGATGCCttccatcccccccatgtccccgcgcCCCCGGGCCAAGCCCCGTCTGGACACGCAGCCCCACAAGAAGCCGTCCAGGATCCCCACCCCACGGGGCTATGGGGCAgcacccccccaagcccctcccggccacccccagccctggggggctCTGCAGAGTGTCCTTTCCTGGGGTCCCCATGAGCATGGGGTGCTGGATGAGGACAACTGGCCGTGA